The genomic stretch TGGAGTTTTCCTCTGCATTAGACTTTAAAAATTCAGCGGAATTGGCTACATTATTACTATTTTCACTAATTTTCCCAATAATAGTTCGTAAATTTTGTCCCATCTTATTAAAAGCATTCGCTAGGATGGATAAGTCATCCTTTGAATGAACTTGTATTTCTTCAACTTGCAAATTTCCATCGGCTATTTCCTGTGCATATCGAGCAAGTTTTGTAATCATTCCTGTTATTCTATTCGTTAGTAGAACAGCTCCAAAAATACTTAGTCCTCCAACTAATAGAATTAACCCGAAAATTATTTTTCCTGTCATCTCAGCAGCCTTATTCAGCCTCATTTTTTCTATAGAATTGTAGTCCAATTCATTTCGAATCAATTCTTGAAGATTACTTTGCATATATCCAAAAATTTGTGTAGCATTTTTCTTACTTATCAAAAGCTCAGTTGAATTCTTATTATCGATATGTTCAAGGGACTTCTCAACATTTTCACGATATGAAATGAATAGTTTTTCAGTTGCCTCGAAGAAAGATATACCATTCTTATTATTGATATACTTTTTGAGTTCAAGCATTTTATCTTCGTTCATTTTCAATAAGTCCATGACAGCTTTTTTATCCTCAGGCGTTTTGCTTATTGTATAAGTAGCAATTCCTTTTCCTCCTTGAAGGACTTGATCGCCATCCTTAATTATGCTATTTGCAATTATAGCAGATTCTACCATACCATCCATTTGTTGTAAGCTAGATTGTTGTTTAGAATAAGTTATAAGACTAATCGAGCCCATAACAATGACGATCACAGTAAATCCCATAATTAATTTAGCCTTTAGCGAAATACTAATCCTCATTAAATTATTAAAAGAATTTTCCTTTTTCATGATCTAGAACCTCCTAATAATAGATTTTCTTGTTCCTTATCTTCGGATTTACTAGGTTGTACACCCCTGAGGTAGTATTCATTTATAATGTATTGCAGTTGTTTATCTGCGCCTCGATAATCTAAAACAAGATTTTTTAGAATGGAAATGCAAATTACTATTAACTTATATTTATTGTAAGGGAGGCGAGTAATCCTTTCACTCACTTCCCTTACAATTTTCCACATCTTTATCTTGCTTTGCTTTTTGCTTTTTGCTTTTTGCTTTTTGCTTTTTGCTATGGTTATACCTTCCAAGAAATCGTTTGTCATCTATTTCAGTTTCATTTTAGCCTTTATTAGATACGTTTCATTCAAAGTATACTGTTATACAGCCTCACGTCTACGTTTTCTGCCAAAACAATCAAGACAGATGATGCCAGCAATCACGATTCCTTGACATATGATTTGAATATAGGAATCGATGCCCAACATGTTCATGCCGTTTTGCAGTACACCGAATACAAGTAAACCAATCGCGGACTGCGGTACACTACCAATGCCGCCTGCGAACGAGGTTCCACCTACCACAACACCACAGTTAACCACAAGTGCAGTGGTATCACCGTATGTTGATGATCCAGAGTTTAGCATAGATGAAAGCATAACGCCA from Firmicutes bacterium HGW-Firmicutes-1 encodes the following:
- a CDS encoding methyl-accepting chemotaxis protein, which encodes MKKENSFNNLMRISISLKAKLIMGFTVIVIVMGSISLITYSKQQSSLQQMDGMVESAIIANSIIKDGDQVLQGGKGIATYTISKTPEDKKAVMDLLKMNEDKMLELKKYINNKNGISFFEATEKLFISYRENVEKSLEHIDNKNSTELLISKKNATQIFGYMQSNLQELIRNELDYNSIEKMRLNKAAEMTGKIIFGLILLVGGLSIFGAVLLTNRITGMITKLARYAQEIADGNLQVEEIQVHSKDDLSILANAFNKMGQNLRTIIGKISENSNNVANSAEFLKSNAEENSKAVEQIAVSIIHISEGAVNQREQSEKTFKIATNLYEGNKKVYEDTNKVLLSSEKATNAANVGNDKMVALLNQIEVIEEKIVATQSVSEDLKEKSSEIKKVLDTISNMASQTNLLALNAAIEAARAGTHGKGFAVVADEIRKLAEGSSNATKEITEMLRDIQNSSEELAGSMLVGVKEVKEGTQMANDARDTFSEIVNTSKEVDIHVKEISMEIEKMVERIKEVEEMSYLITEVARESSEESEHVAASVQEQSAGLEEISASVSILSEMAVDLQMMVGQFKINI